TGAGGGGAGTGTGCATGCATTAAAGAATAAATTTAATGGCTCCGCTTTTTTGTAACCCCAACATAAACGTAGCACATACTAAAGCACGTTATTAACACATCCTAATATTCCATGGCGGCTAATGCAAGTTCATTCTTATCCCTGTTTTCTATCACTGCAAGCTCCTTTTGTGCTCTCTTGTGGGGTTTCTGAAAATGTACCCAACACCCAACAGGCCTATGAGGTGtgatttaatttcctttatttgAAAGTTGCTCCATCACACCTCATATACAATTACAGCAGGCACTTACTGAAAGGTAAAAAAGTGACTATACAAATGATTTATCTCACAATTAGAAGTGCCACAGATAAGTCTGACAGCCTACAGAACATAACAGCCGAAACCAAGATTTGAGCCAAAAATCTTTGTGAAGCAGTAGTGCTAACCACAATAAAAGTATATCTGTTGATCATCACAGTCAACACTTCCACTGAACCTGGCACGCATATgggtcacaacattaggaacacttgATAATGATTCCACGATTCCCAGCACGTCCTTTTTTGTTAACCAAACATCTTTATGCAGAAATACTGTTAACTACAATGATCGCTCACCgttaaatgattaacacattaattAGGGTGACCAGGGGGAGGAGGGGTCCCttacaaggtttctcattgttcccattgggttgagttttttcttgccccgatgtgggatcaaagccgaggatgttgttgtaggttgtgcagccctttgaggcatttatgaTTAACGGCTAtagaaataaactttgattgattgggccaatttagtgttgccaatcaacctatccccaggtgcatgtttttggaagtgggaggaagccggagtacccggagagaacccacgcagtcacggagacactaaattggcccaagtgtgtgaatgtgagtgtgaatgttgtctgtctatctgtgttggccctgcgatgaggtggcgacttgtccagggtgtaccccgccttccgcccgattgtagctgagataggctccagcgccccccgcgaccccaaaagggaataagcggtagaaaatggatggatggatggatgattgattagtGCAGCCTTTCTTAACCATAGTGTTAGGCCGCGAGCTAGAGgaccacgaaaaaaaaaaatgtttcttggcGGTGGCCCGTATAGTAatgtatgtaatgtaatatacacttttatactaccgtatttttcggactataagttgcagtttttttcatagtttggctgggctccaatgcgacttatatatgtttttttccttctttattatgcattttcggcaggtgcgacttatactccggtgcgacttatagtccgaaaaatacggtacttctggcagtaatgacaacataaaataaacagaagtcattgaaaagtttcttaaaggggaactgcacttttattggaattttgtttatcattgacaatcattataagagacaagaacacatgttcttTTTTTGGCTTTTTAACGATGATAAAAAAAACTCTTGGAAAATGTGGCTCATGGGTGTCATCGTTGTAGCCATCAAAGCCCTTCATCAACATGTtgcatacacactgcaagtatatataatgtagtaacagacacattcataacaatatgtacaatatttaccgtattttggtcattttaatcattgccggaactaattcttCTGCGCATGTATATCCGACTTCGGGCAACAACTGTGTGTCTTACTTCCAGAAACAAAGACAtgtgtgtcttctaatcatggcagattcggtaacaaaaaaccaagatgactatttttggacaaatgaggattcacaaccttttctttttgaatctgaatttatggaggatgaactacgGCTTCTAGAAACCAGCACGAaaaagagtgaggtgaaagtgactcaaaGTTGCAAAAtatggaatttgaagccatgctatttcgacataaatggagtgcttaaccaaataaaccggaaaaaacgtccctggccagctggaccaaacagacaactgttcaTCGTGTGAGTCACACTttttattgatcatgatacacacagcacgtcatgcatgtatcatgacagacagcatatgctgtctggctagcggtgtacaaacaaaacattaaatgtgggctaatactttacaggtactgtaatatgattgttattttttttcagtcagtacagattgttgtCTTATCACAGTGTGttttgcattacaaactcaaaacgcGTTTCATGTGGACACAGCTGCTAGCTTAACTCTTTCTGAAGCtatcttttacggctaataccgtagcacatcgatgtgttactatgctagaaaaagagttcctcattgTTCGAGCttagaataacaatgttgctacagcttggttattgtacaggttacagaatgtaaatgaagtattgttgatggtttttgaatgaATTTTCACAAtttcaaagtgatttagaggtagaatggattgctcccattagcttcattgctcgccaccaagaacaagccgatttttacatgttagaacgcaaaaaaaaacattttgtcttgTCTCTCATTAAGATTAATGATGGGCAAAAGTCTaataaaaagtgtagttcccctttaattgcaaaaaatatgactaatgtGGGGAAGCCGTATTATTATTTGCATTTAaactttattgacagtttatctaagaagcatatattattattattattaatattagtatgtattaattatttagttagaattaattcattttagcacagcgtaattgtatgtaaatgtatcctGATAAACTGTAAGgattaggataggatagactttttttttaaatttatcccacaatggggaaattacgttgttgcagtgcaggtttttacatacagtaacagaagtaaaacgtaatgaaaaacagtaataataaaCAGTAATAAACACTACATATTGCTCACTTATATGTATAGACACAagataaaatacaaaacccaCTAACATCCGTATTGAAACcacgaaaaaaaaaacataggaaCTCCTAGAttagtgcatatgtgtgtgtgttagggctGGGCTGAAATAGATTTCAGGTCGATTACGGAGTTCAGCTGTGAGCATACGTTAACTATCAAACATGGTGGAACAGCCAATCGGAGTCAACCTTTTACCGCCCCACTTCCGGTTACAAGTTACGCAGAAGTAAACCGATTAATAGATATATACCAAAGGAAAGGACTTGGGGGTAAACGCGCAGATGAGGGCAGCAAAATAAATGCCGTAACTTGGGAATTATCTAGGGCCCTATGATTTACGTGTCATCGAAAACGCGGAATCCAAGAATTGTTCACTAAAAACATAATCCACTATTAAATGTGAAAAGTCGCAGACATTGGCATAACGTGACTGAGATGCTGTCATTGTGTGCAAAAAAGGAAATCATGTTTATGGACACTGTGCACCTGACAAACACTTACCTCCATGGAGCCTGGCAGGCCAGGGGCAAGCACGCTAGCCGGCAGCCCTACACCCTTCTCGGGCCATCTCTGTGCCTGCCTTTGTGACACGCGGCCACCTCAAACTTTGAAACTAACTCTAAAATACAGAGCCGAACAGTTCCCAAAATACTTCTATGTGTCAGGTGCAAGGCCGCATTAATGCACGGGCTTACCTAAGCTGAAGCCCAAGAGGGGCCCCACCCAATCGGGGTGTTGAGGTTGGAGTGGGGAGGGCTCCACCTTAGGATAAGTCGGCCCTTGTCAGGTGATATGTTTCTTTGGCAAATTTAATGACGACTTGTCGTCCAAAAGCtgtgtggaaaaaaaatgctACCACTATCAAGGTGTGGGCGCGATTTCCAATCTTTAATGATAAATTCATGATAACGTCACAGCTTCtaaattaaaatataataatataatataaaaaatctaaatctaatactGTAGATGGACTGATGCATCTTTGTGTGTGCTTTCTTTTACTTGAAAGCATGTAAACTCAAATTGATTGGTacattgtaatgttacagtgatttttaaatgtatttccttTATTATTTATTCAGTATGTTAATGAAATGTTAAAGTAATCCATAGTGTATGTGGGTTTTAGTACAGATGCTTTAAAACTTGCAGGttaaaaacaatgtgtaaaattgcAATAGTAATCAAGATCAAatgatatgactttttttttttatatattttttgccttatcgcccagccctagtgtgcgtgtatgtgtacagtatacTAACTCCAGTGAGAGCTTCTCCTCTTCTTCGTTGAGATTAGGGAGTCTGTGTAGACCCAAGGTCATCCTCAGTGCATCGACGTGCTCCTTCAGAGGTTTGTACTCATCGTGCAGGCGCCGGGTTGTTTCTAGCAACTTGTTTAGGTCGTTCTCAGATTGCTTGATGGTGCTTTCCATCTGTGGATATACAACAAACACCCCTAATTTAAGACACTAAAAACAAGAAAATGAATTATTTGAAAATGTGAGTGTGACGCATTGCCTCTATCTAATTACAATGTTTGCCGCCACAAACTAATTCGGACCGGCACTTATAGATTTGGCACTACCTGTTAAGAATTTTCCAAGTTAATGCAAAACTCTAATTTTGAATTAGAGCATGACAAAAATACATGTGGCTACCCGGTTAAAGTGCAGTtgaaatacaaaacaatatatagaacatgttataagTATATTAGAAGCATTAATGATGTCTCCTAATCCCAGGCATATAtcgaaaaaagttttttgtttgcctttaaaaacattaaaacaattcaAGTTATTTTCTCCTcttgctacaatatatatatgccCATATGAGTTTCCCCATCACCCTGTTTCCTTAACAGAATGCTTTGCATATATCCCTGTAAGTTATGGCATTGTTTGAAGCtagagataaaaataaaaaaaacatgtcagtttgtgttttttttcagatTTAGAATAAGATAGttcctttttaatgtttttgaaaatggtgcAGATTTCAATGTGCATGTAAACAAGCTGTCTCCATACAAACTACAaagtgttttttcttcttcctttttttaaaacaaaagaacAGATGACATTTCAATTCCAGGAGGAAAATAGGGCTtacttttgatcaaataaaagtaaTCTTGTTTTGAATTACTTCTGTCGTTTGTACTTTTTGAGAAAAGGGCGAGAATTGTAAATCTAATATTTTATTAACCaaagtgtgtgtaatgttttattgaTGTTCTGATAACAGCCTTAATGCCAGCTATTTTAATTTAGTTAATAGCATCCGACTGCTAAACAAATTAGCTATTATGGCTAACCTGCGCATGCTAATTTCAGACTctagtgtaaatatatgtatatatatatatacatatatatatataagtatttttgctgttattatttatattattattacatctgcATATGAGATGTAGACATTGAGTTTATTTTATTAGATGACAGAATAATAACAAAACCGTGTACTAAGGATGGGCAGTATAGCGGTATTACAGTTATTACCAATATATTttacaaagatatatatatatatgtatatttgataCAATACAACCATACCAGTATCTTTTCATGTGCCTTTGTTACGGCTGTTTGCCCCAAGGCATTCTCTTTGGCTCATTCCCGCCCCTTGCGTGTTTACGTTGGCTTTCCTGACGCACGACGACGAAACAAACTTTTCAAAAGAATATGGTGGCTCCGGTGCCGACTTCTCGACTCCCGTGTGATGCAATACTTTGGTCACCGACTGCATTTAGCTATTGGTGAGTGCCTACAACTTTATTTACAGATACACCAATTTGCTTGAGAACCTATTTCTCTCCTTgtagctgaaaggatttagtagagaacatcgatgataaagttcgcaacttttggtcgctgataaaaaagccttgcctgtaccggaagtagcagacgatatgcgcgtgacgtcacaggttgtggagctcctcacatctgcacattgtttacaatcatggccactagcagcgagagcgattcggaccgagaaagcgacaatttccgcattaatttgagcgaggatgaaagatttgtggatgaggaaagtgagagtgaaggactagagggcagtaggagcgattcagatagggaagatgctgtgagagacctgatattcagctgggaatgactaaaacagtaaataaacacaagacatatatatactctattagccacaacacaaccaggcttatatttaatatgccacaaattaatcccgcataacaaacacctctcccctcccgtccatataacccgccaatacaactcaaacacctgcacaacacactcaatcccacagcccaaagtaccgttcacctccccaaagttcatacagcacatatatttccccaatgtccccaaagttacgtacgtgacatgcacatagcggcgcgcacgtacggacaagcgatcaaatgtttggaagccgcagctgcatgcgtactcacggtaccgcgtctgcgtatccaactcaaaatcctcctggtaagagtctctgttgtcccagttctccacaggccaatagtaaaacttgactgtcatctttcgggaatgtaaacaatgaaacaccggctgtgttatccggcacaacagtcagggggtgcattctacggcgggggtgcgttatccttaTCCTGCTTTATCACTAATCTTATTTGCTTATGTTGTTCAGTTCTGTTAGCGACATAGCAGAGCAGCTGGTGATAGCGACTATTTGCTGCGAGGTGTGTCAAATGTTTAGCTACTTACTCCTCGTTTTGAAAGTGACTCTCTCCATTGCCTGTGCAGACCAACCTAGTGCAGCAGCTGGGTGGCAGAAGAGTAGTTTGAAACTGAACAGCCAGTAGCCTTCATTGCAGTAAGCGAAAAGAAGCTCCATCTATTCCCGAGAACAAGCGTGAGGCTATAAACCTTAGATTGATgaacaaaattaacaaaaatctgcttcggataggttaattggcaacactgaattgaccctagtgtgtgaatgtgagtgtgaatgttgtggtGACTTGTCTATGGTGTACACCACCGCATTCCGCCCGAGTGCGGCTGGGATagaaaaaagtaccaatgattgtcacacaaaaagtaccgatgattgtcacacacacacactaggtgtggcgaaattattctctgcatttgacccatcacccttgatcaccccatgggagAAGCCCCCGCTACCCCGATATGGAGgcacaagagggacaagcggtagaaaatggatggatagatgatacGACATAGTAACAACTAACTAATTACTTTATAAGAATAAGCAACACCTTACGTTACTACTTATAATAAAAAGCAATCTGAACACTAGTTATCTAGCCATAAGCACTTCACACGTTTTGTTTTAGGATACCGATATACATCGTATTTTGCCATTTGGCCTAAAAATACCGGGATATCAGTTTTGGTCTATATAGTCCAACCCTACCTTGTACTTGTGTATTTCAGATGCCTAACTTAAGTAGTTTGTGTCTGTTATTAAGCTTATTCGATTATGTAAATTAGAGCAACCCTGCACCACATAACAAGTGTAGTCCTATGAGAAACTCTGTATGTCATTAGTTTTTTGACTCAAATGAAAGTAAATTAAAGATTCTGCTTGCTAACAGATGCTGCAATGAGGATGCTCCTCTATAATTGCGGCATAGACCTCACCACATTGATATCTGCATGGATGAGCCGCAGCTCCTCCACATGCGCCATCTTCTCCTGCAGGAGAAGATCCATCTCTTGCTTGTACTCCTTTAAATGCTTCTCCTCAGACTCCAGAGCCTCAAACTCAATCTTGAGGCGAGACTTGATCTTCTGCATCTGGACTGTTTTGTTCCTGTTGAAACATAAACAGGACACATTGAGTTGATGAAAGAAagccaaaataaaaaatgtagatacttatggAGTGGAAACACCCCctacaacattaagtacacataAGACAAGAGCCATATCAAAAACAATGCACAGTGATAATGACACTCTGTATTAATTCAAAAGCATGTGTATCATAATGGCTGCAGGTTGCAGTAATATTGATCTGCAATGCATCGCAGtgataatattttaatatatatcttATTTGGTGGCATGACGTAAGTTGTTATGGTTGGTTTATTTAGAACatacaaaaggaaaagaaagaaACATAtcctatttaatcctaccccctttctCCTTGCACTTTATACTAGTTATCTCCTTCCATACACCGCAGTTCACCGCTGCAAAGCACATAATACTAAAATGAAACAGACATCAGTCAAGACCTATTTTTGAATAATAGCAATCAGATTTTGGCATGATGTCACCCAGCGGTATCCTACCAAAGCATCAGCCTACCCTAAACCCAAGTgtacaaaaaaacattatttttaagaGCCCAGTAGTTACATTGGAGATGAGAACACGTTTGAATGATCGGTGGTTTAAAAGAAACTGTCAGATAATTACACATCTTAGCCACAGCTTTGTTTTGCAGCTCACATCTGGAATTTACACATCTGGGATGCCAACAAGCGTGTGGTTAATGGCTCGTACCATGAACATATCAGCTACGACCTTTGTGTACTATTATGTACTTGCATGCAAAGCTTGCTGATGAAAAGTAGGCTTTAAACTACTAGCTAAACAGCTTAGAAGACGAGCTCAGTAAGCTACTGTTAGCTGGCGTTAGCTAGCAGGGTAACAAAGCAGCCAGTGGGAGCTCATCAATGTGTTGCATTCGCTgaccttttttcccccccaacacCCGGCGTGTTTTATTTAAACTCATTTACCCAGCCTTACCGGACTTCCAAGATGTTTTCTAATTTGCACATAATTTCTTGTTCGTCCGTCATTGTGAATAAATCCCAGGCGTCGTCCCCCAGTTGGCTGCTGTCGTGCTGGCCGGTGGTCTCCTTGttgatgtgtaaaaaaaacaatagtcgGCGTGACCGCGCACAGTGGCGCGTTCCCGCAAGGTGAAGCTGTATGGCTACTTGTGACGTGTGCTACGTCCCGGAAGTACAATAGTTTCAACCAGAGGTACCTAGACTTTTTTCCCAGCGAGGGcctcatacatataaatgtaagtATGTGGGAGCCACTTTgagacattttgtacattaaagatactcGAAACAATACACTGTAGGTCTTTCAATACATGCTAAAGTATCTGAATACAGCATCCACATTTTAGCTTTGTGTTATCAGCAACAAAGCATATTTAACGTAATTCTGTcctaaattaaaggcctactgaaatgtgattttcttatttaaatggggatagcaggtccattctatgtgtcatacttgatcatttcgcaatattgccatatttttgctgaaaggatttagtagagaacattgatgataaagttcgcttcttttggtcgctgataaaaaagccttgcctgtaccggaagtagcagacaatatgcgcgtgacgtcacaggttgtggagctcctcacatctgcacattgtttacaatcatggccaccagcagcgagagcgattcggactgagaaagcgatgatttccccattaatttgagcgaggatgaaagatttgtggatgaggaaagtgagagtgaaggactagagggcagtgggagcgattcagatagggaagatgctgtgagaggcgggtgggacctgatattcagctgggaatgactaaaacagtaaataaacacaagacatatatatactctattagccacaacacaaccaggcttatatttaatatgccacaaattaatcccgcataacaaacacctcccccctcccgtccatataacccgccaatacaactcaaacacctgcacaacacactcaatcccacagcccaaagtaccgttcacctccccaaagttcatacagcacatatatttccccaaagtccccaaagttatgtacgtgataTGCACATAGCGGCGCACACGTACagacaagcgatcaaatgtttggaagccgcagctgcatgcgtactcacggtaccgcgtctgcgtattcaattcaaagtcctcctggtaagagtctctgttgtcccagttctccacaggccaatggtaaaacttgactgtcatctttcgggaatgtaaaatatgaaacaccggctgtgttatccggcacaacagtcagggggtgcattctacggcgggggtgcgttatccggcacaacacctgccgcaatacaccgcttcccacctacagctttcttctttgctgtcttcattgttcattgaacaaattgcaaaagattcaccaacacagatgtccagaatactgtggaatttttcgatgaaaacagacaacttaatagctggccaccatgctgtcccaaaatgtcctctacaatccgtgacgtcacgcgcaggcgtcatcctaccgagacgttttcagcaggatatttcgcgcgaaatttaaaattgcactttagtaaactaatccggccgtattggcatgtgttgcaatgttaagatttcatcattgatatataaactatcagactgcgtggtcggtagtggtgggtttcagtaggcctttaagcatttCAAGCATAGCAATGGCTAAATGAATTTGAAATATCAATATAGGCggcacctctggattggcagaccggggtggtggttcctctctttaaggagaacaggagggtgtgttccaactatcgtgggatgacactcctcagccttcccggtaaggtctattgaggtgtactggagaggagtctacgccggatagtcgaacctcagattcatgAGGAACAGTGTgggtttcgtcctggtcgtggaactgtggaccagctctatactctcggaagggtccttgagggtgcatgggattttgcccaaccagtctacatgtgctttgtggacttggagaaggcattcgaccgtgtaccctgtatccctgtggggagtgctcagagagtatggggtaacggactgtctgattatggcggtccgctccctgtatgatcagtgtcagagcttggtccgcattgccggcagtaagttggacccgtttccagtgagggttggactccgccagctgccctttgtcactgattctgttcataacttttatggacagaatttctagacgcagtcagggcgttgatggtatctggtttggtggctgcaggattaggtctctgctttttgcagatgatgtggtcctgatagcttcatctggccaagaactccagctctcactggatcggttcgcagccgagtgtgaagcgactgggatgggaatcaacacctccaaatccgagtccatggttctcgcccggaaaagggtggagtgccatctccgggttggggaggagatcttgccccaagtggaggagttcaagttcctcggagtcttgttcacgagtgagggaagagtggatcgtgaggtcgacaggcgaattggtgcagcgtcttcagtaatgcggacgctgtatcgatccgttgtggtgaagaaggagctgagtcggaaggcaaggctctcaatttaccggtcgatctacgttcccatcctcacctatggtcatgagctttgggttatgactgaaaggacaagatcacgggtacaagtggccgaaatgagcttcctccgccgggtggcggggctctcccttagagatagggtgagaagctctgtcatccggggggaactcaaactaaagccgctgctcctccacatcgagaggagccagatgaggtggttcgggcatctgatcgggatgccacccgaacgcctccctagggaggtgtttcgggcacgtccgaccggtaggaggccacaggcaagacccaggacacgttgggaagactatgtctcccggctggcctgggaacgcctcgggatcccccggggggagctggacgaaatggctggggagaggcaagtctgggcttccctgcttaggctgcttcccccgcaacccgaccttggataagccgaagaagatggatggatggatggaatatagtaCAGAAGTATTGGCTACCAGACGAGACCAAAACAACCAGAccgcgctgttcagtatcgtggcccctgattggctcagcctcagtcaGCTTTACGAACATTACCATGTTAGCCAATTTCGCAGCcaaacgcctcagagtcatataacctggtacttgacacatgctaactgttggcatgacaacattagcatgctaactttttttggggctaattttacagccgaatGCCTCAGAGTTATATAACgtcgtacttgacacatgcttactttaacatgctaacttttttttagcaaattttgcatgcGTAGGCCTATGCTTCATAGTTATAAAACTTGGTATCTGATGCATTGACACATTCTAACTATTAGCACACTAATGCCccatttacactaagccggataaggttatccagggtaaatcacacctaaccttatccgtgtccacacacaacagtgccaccgtttaagacccccgcccccctccgtccgccggcgcggaaaatgcgcacgtcatagtcatctccagtgttgctttatgtgcaagttcttaaatgtacttatctgaacaatatccagtgttgtggtatttcaattaactggaatccagtgggctgtggggccctattgtagtgaatcgcaCCTCAGACATCGTAAATTAAAAACATCTtttttagacacgtaaacaatgtgataaagaacattttacatcaatcaaactagggatctagatatctggtcaggacactcctcactcttttgccttcaccttcattgtccattcgtttttggtgactttatatactctggacctagacgttgagtccgcgacatacatggcggacaataactgatacagtctgctttgccagtccaaatgcattcaatgttttcctCGACGgctaggtaatacaaagcacacgctaccatttttatcacatccacggtagtCCGCATTCTCTCTTGgtcatggacaaagtttttcgctaagtagaatcacagctgacctggctggacattggaaagttctcttgcg
Above is a window of Nerophis lumbriciformis linkage group LG35, RoL_Nlum_v2.1, whole genome shotgun sequence DNA encoding:
- the zc4h2 gene encoding zinc finger C4H2 domain-containing protein; its protein translation is MTDEQEIMCKLENILEVRNKTVQMQKIKSRLKIEFEALESEEKHLKEYKQEMDLLLQEKMAHVEELRLIHADINVMESTIKQSENDLNKLLETTRRLHDEYKPLKEHVDALRMTLGLHRLPNLNEEEEKLSLDYFEKQKAEWQKEPHEPAIPESLAAAAAAAQQLQVSRKQDARQTATFRQQPPPMKACLSCHQQIHRNAPICPLCKAKSRSRNPKKPKRKPDE